A single Carnobacterium alterfunditum DSM 5972 DNA region contains:
- a CDS encoding sensor histidine kinase: MRINYFYQQMLAFFAVVMTVLIILGFSFLQFARSTAYRNTETQLFGYAEALIDEDLQTDKIESGQIILKNQGVSIFVFDHTDNMTYPITTEDYVSGISDTDLDKLKNGEPLSLTQRNTDFFGNQVDTAIVYQPFFTQSTGDFYGFIAVSAPISTIESSIEDIRNNLFSAFIFSLIGATIASYLFAKFQVNRINRIRSATHKVAKGDFTIQLENKEMDEFDDLAADFNSMVDSLKSAQEEIERQENRRRQFMADAAHEMRTPLTTINGLLEGIEHDMIPENQKQRSIQLMQNETRRLIRLVNENLDYEKIRSNQIVLQKQLFNAYEALEMIVEQLKGKANDSGNELVLECPTGLMLFADYDRFSQIIVNIIQNAIQFTDNGEISIIGYASENETILKIKDSGIGMSAEEVESIWERYYKADSSRKNTKYGESGLGLAIVQQLVNLHDASVTVESVPGEGTTFTLIFPIEETKKS; encoded by the coding sequence ATGAGAATAAACTACTTCTACCAGCAAATGCTGGCCTTTTTTGCGGTAGTTATGACCGTCTTGATTATATTAGGCTTCTCTTTTTTACAATTTGCACGCAGTACAGCTTATCGGAATACTGAAACACAGTTATTTGGCTATGCTGAAGCATTAATAGATGAGGACCTACAGACGGATAAGATAGAAAGTGGACAAATTATTTTAAAAAATCAAGGGGTATCGATTTTTGTATTTGATCATACTGACAACATGACGTATCCTATTACAACTGAGGACTACGTAAGCGGTATTTCAGACACTGATTTAGATAAGTTGAAAAACGGCGAGCCATTATCATTGACCCAGAGAAATACTGATTTTTTTGGTAATCAAGTTGATACCGCTATCGTTTATCAGCCCTTTTTCACTCAAAGTACGGGTGATTTTTATGGGTTTATTGCAGTAAGTGCACCTATAAGTACAATTGAATCTAGTATAGAGGATATTCGGAATAATCTATTTAGCGCCTTTATCTTTTCACTTATTGGAGCCACGATTGCTAGTTATCTTTTTGCTAAATTTCAAGTGAATCGAATCAACCGCATTAGAAGCGCAACGCATAAAGTAGCGAAGGGTGACTTCACTATCCAATTAGAAAACAAAGAAATGGATGAATTTGATGATTTAGCTGCCGATTTCAACAGTATGGTCGATTCCTTGAAATCTGCTCAAGAAGAGATCGAACGTCAAGAGAATCGTAGGAGACAATTTATGGCTGATGCAGCTCATGAAATGCGTACACCTTTGACAACGATCAACGGATTGCTAGAAGGTATTGAGCATGATATGATTCCGGAAAATCAAAAACAGCGGAGTATCCAATTGATGCAAAATGAAACACGTCGTTTGATTCGGTTAGTAAATGAAAATCTAGATTATGAAAAAATTCGTTCCAATCAAATCGTTTTACAAAAGCAACTGTTTAATGCGTACGAAGCATTAGAAATGATTGTGGAACAATTGAAAGGAAAAGCGAATGATTCGGGTAATGAATTGGTACTAGAGTGTCCAACCGGTTTAATGCTATTTGCTGATTATGATCGTTTTTCTCAAATCATCGTAAACATTATTCAAAATGCGATCCAGTTTACAGACAATGGTGAAATCAGCATTATCGGTTATGCCAGTGAAAATGAAACTATCCTGAAGATCAAAGATTCTGGGATCGGCATGTCTGCCGAAGAAGTCGAGAGCATATGGGAACGATACTATAAGGCTGATAGTTCAAGAAAAAACACCAAATATGGAGAATCAGGTTTAGGTTTGGCAATCGTTCAACAATTGGTCAATCTACACGATGCAAGTGTCACAGTAGAAAGTGTACCTGGCGAAGGAACGACTTTCACTTTGATTTTTCCAATTGAAGAAACTAAAAAAAGCTAG
- a CDS encoding response regulator transcription factor → MNILMIEDNQSVCEMMEMFFMKEEWKATFIQDGKVGLDTFKNDPEKWDLVTLDLNLPSMDGMQICREMRKVSKTIPIIMLTAKDSESDQVIGLEMGADDYVTKPFSPLTLIARIKALYRRADLINDGADELEGKAYEVETRYLKMDKRTREAILYDKPIEGLTPKEFELLYTLAKSPKQVFSREQLLTIVWDYEYFGDERTVDAHIKKLRQKIDKTGPQVVQTVWGVGYKYDDSGVTP, encoded by the coding sequence AAGAAGAATGGAAAGCAACTTTCATCCAAGATGGTAAAGTAGGGCTAGATACTTTTAAAAATGATCCAGAAAAATGGGATCTAGTTACATTGGATTTAAATTTACCAAGTATGGATGGTATGCAAATTTGTCGCGAAATGCGTAAAGTTTCAAAAACAATTCCCATTATTATGTTGACGGCTAAAGATTCTGAAAGTGATCAAGTTATTGGATTAGAAATGGGAGCAGATGACTATGTCACAAAGCCTTTTAGTCCGCTGACATTAATTGCACGTATAAAGGCATTATACCGTCGCGCAGATCTCATTAATGATGGAGCTGATGAATTAGAAGGCAAAGCATATGAAGTTGAAACAAGGTATCTTAAAATGGATAAGAGGACACGAGAGGCAATTTTGTATGATAAACCAATTGAAGGCTTAACGCCAAAAGAATTTGAATTACTTTACACATTAGCAAAAAGTCCAAAACAAGTTTTTTCCAGAGAACAACTGCTAACGATCGTTTGGGATTATGAATATTTTGGTGATGAACGGACAGTCGATGCCCACATCAAAAAATTACGTCAAAAAATAGACAAAACAGGTCCGCAAGTGGTTCAAACGGTTTGGGGAGTAGGATACAAGTACGATGATTCCGGAGTTACTCCATGA